The window CCACCGATGGCTCCGGCAAGCTCGACAACCTCCGGCCACCGGAAGGCATCTTCACACCCATGACTGCGGTACTCGACCGCAAGAGCACCAACCACGGCGACCAATGGACCCTGCGTTTCCTCTGGCCCATTGAGCGCAAGACCATCTCCTTCTCCAATCGCACCGAGCCTCTCGCCGCCGACTTCAGCGCGCCCATCGCGGTGCTCATCCAACACGCGGAGGAGCTGCGCAAAAGCGGCTTCCGCGGCATGCTGAATCCCACCACGGACCGTGTACGCCGGGAGAAGTTGTATCTCCTCCAGCCTTACGACCCACGGAAGATTCCGCTCATCATGGTGCATGGGCTGCAGTCCACGCCGGTGGCCTTCACCAATCTCATGAATGATTTGCTCGCGGATCCGGTGATTCGTTCACGCTATCAAGTCTGGCACTATCACTACCCCACCGGCACACCCGTGATGTGGAATGCCATGGTCTTCCGCCGCACGCTGAGTAGCACGCTGCGCATGATCGATCCGGAAGGGGACGACTATGCGACGAACCACCTCTTCGTCATCGGTCACAGCATGGGCGGCGTCCTCACCCATACGCTGGTCTCTGACTCAGGGTACAAACTGTGGGACGGCGTGGTGAAGGTGCGGCCGGACAAGCTCCATGCACCGCCCATCAGCCAGCAGACACTGGAGGACCTGTTCCTCTTCCGACACGACCCACGTGTGAGGCGAGTCATCTTCATCTCCGTGCCGCACCGTGGCAGCGCGATTGCGGACAACTGGATTGGCGACTTCGGGCAATACCTCTACCGGGCAGATCCGAAGCTGAATGAAACACTCGGCCCACTCCTGGAAAACCATCGAGATGTGATCGCACCCTTCCTTGTGGGCCTCGCCCAGGCTGGCAAAATCAGCTCCATCCGCACCTTATCCGCGAAGAGTCCGTCACTCATGGCGCTCTCCACCCTGCCACCCCGGGTTCCGTTTCACAGCATCATCGGACAGAAAAAGGATGGGCCAAAAGAAACGGGCAGCGATGGTGTGGTGCCGTATGCCAGCAGTCACCTTGAGGGTGCCGAGTCCGAGCTCATCGTGAAGCATGGGCACGGTTCGTTTCGGAGTCCCGATGCAGTGACGGAGATTAAACGCATCCTGCGGCTGCACGTGGGTACGAAGTGATTCTCAGTGTTTGGGCCATGCCCCCTGACCGCGACCAGCGGTCGCAGCCACAGCATGACCTTGTCTGAATTCGCGTCACAAGAAGCACGGGGCTTCTGTGGCTGCGACCGCTGGTCGCGGTTGGCTGAACCCACCGCTACCCATGTTCCTGCTTCACACCACCCGCCACTCTCCCTCTGCCAACTCCCCCAAGTCATACTCTCCAAAGTTCACACGATGCAGCTTCTCCACATGCCATCCCTGACTCGCGAACATGCGCCTCACCTGATGGTACCTGCCTTCCGTGAGCGTGACTCGCGCAGTGCGCTCACTCACGATCTCCAGCTTCGCCGGCAGGCAGGGCGAGTCTTCACTACGCAGCATCAGCGTCCCTGAGGCGAACACGTCTACGAGACCTGCCTCCAGCGGCTTGTCCACCTCCGCCACGTATACCTTCTCCACCACGGACTTCGGCGAAGTCCAGCGCTGCACCAGTTCACCGCGATCCGTGATCAGCAGCAATCCGCTCGTGTCCTTATCCAGTCGTCCCACACTCGTCACCGGTGGATTGCGTTTCGTCCAGCGCTCCGGCACCAGCTTGTAGATCGTCTCACCCTCCCCTGCGGCATGCGTGCACACATAGCCCACCGGCTTGTGCAGCATCACCAGCAGCCCATCCGGCGCCTCCAGTGGCTCCCCTTCCACGCGCACCTCTGCCACATCCTGCGGCGCGATCTTCTGCCCCTCATCCTCCAGCGCTTCACCACGCAGCGTCACCAGCCCTGCATCAATCAGCTCACGCACCTCCCGCCGGCTGCCGTGGCCGAGGGAAGACAGAAGCTGATCGAGGCGGCGCGGTTTGCTCTGATTCATGAAGATCGCTGAAGAGATGGATGCTATGATTCTCGCACCGTGACCGCATCGGAAACACCGTCAAAGCCAACTTTGACCATTCCTCAATTTGCCATGCTCCTGTCGATGGCGTTTGCGGGCCTCATGACCCTCGTCGTGTGCGGAGCAATCACACTCTATTTTGGGAAGGAGCTTAGCCACTTCGAGCAACATCCTCCCAGGGACCTGGCCGTGCTTGAGCGTTTCATGAAACTTCCCGCGGAGGACAGTCCGGAGCGTACAAGAGTTCTCAAGCTCCAGAAGGACTACGGACAGATGGTGAAATTCCGCCGCGGAACGCTGTGGGGCGGGATGGTCAGCGGCACCCTTGTGTCCGCGACGGGGGCGTTTCTCCTATGCTCCCTTCGCACACAGAAGGGACGGCAAAAGTTCCTGGAGAACCGCAAGACAAACGTGCGTGAACGTGCTCACGCAGTTACGCGAGAGGACAAGCAATCCAAAGGAACACGCCTGTGCTTCTTTGCAGCCTCGGCCATCACGATGTGGATATGCATCGACCTGATGATCCACTTCCGGACCGAGCTCATGCGCGTGCACGACCACTCTCCGTACGATCGGGCCACACTTGAGTTCTACATGCTGCCCACCGTTCCCGGATCCCCGGATGAAATCACCGCGCACAGGCTCGCTGAGGACTACGAGCGGATGGGGACTCTCTACGAGCCTCTGTTGAGAGGGACTGTTATCGCGTGCCTTATTCCCATCCTCGCCTGCGTGCTCATCATGCTCTGGCAGCTGATGTGGCTGTGGCCACGCAAAGCGCAACCACAGCCACAAATAGAAAGAACACCTGCTGCCTAGGCTTACGCCAGCCCCGGAATCTCCCAGCCTGAGCGGTAGCTGCGTTTCACAAACTTCGTCGCGTCCTCGGAGTTGGTGAAGATCATCTTCTCCGCATCCCACTCGAGCGTCTGCTGCGGGAAGATGCTCGCGAGGCAGCCGAGCAGCACCGCCTCGGTAAGCGGGCCACTGTAGTCGAAGTTCGCACTTGGCTTCGTGGAGCCACCCTTGAGGCAGCAATCCACCCACTCGCCCCAATGGTTGCGAGGCTCGAGTTTGTTCGGCCGGCGGCCGGCGAATTTGTCCTTCGGATGCAGCGTGGGAGTGCTGCCGTGCGGATGCACCAGCACGCCTTCCGTGCCGATGTATACCGTGCCCTGGCCGGGCCACTTTCCTTCCACCAGCGCCTGGATTTCCGGAGAGGGAAGCTGGTCGCCGTCATACCACGTCACCTTGATGGTATCCCCTGCGGTGTACTGCGTGCCGGGGTAGAGATATTCCACTTTGCCATTGATGGCCCAGTTCTCCGCATTGGGAGGAGGAGGACCGTAGGAAGTCACGGACTTCGGCATGGTGAGGCCGAGCGCGCGGTACCATCCGCTGAACATGTGGCAGCCCATGTCACCCAGCGTACCCGTGCCGAAGTCACGGCGCTTGCGCCAGTTGCCCGGGTGATAGTAGCCGCTGATGAACTGGCGCTCCTTCGCCACGCCGAGCCACTTGTCCCAGTCGAACTCGGCCGGCGGGGTGTCCTTCTTGTCCGGCACGGGCTCCATATCGCCCCACTTCTTGTTGGAGAACGTGTGCGCCTCCTTCACCTTGCCAATCGCCCCTTCCTGGATGTAGGCCACGGCGAAGCGCTCGGTGAAGTCCGAGGAAACCTGGATGCCCATCTGCGTCATCACGCCCTTCTCACGGGCCAGCTTCGTGATGGCGCGGCACTCCAGGAGGTTTTGCGTGAGCGGCTTCTGTCCATAGACGTGCAGGCCCTTGTTGATGGCAGCCATGCCGATGGGGCCGTGCATGTGGTCCGGCGTGCTGACGTTCACCGCGTCGATCTTGCCTTCTTCCTTCACCAGCAGCTCGCGCCAGTCCTGGTAGACGCGCACATTGGGAAACTGCTCCTGCACGCGCTTGAAGTTGCGCGTGTCCACATCGCACACGGCGGCGAGTTCCCAGTTCGGATGCTTGGCCAGGTTGGTGATATCCGCCCAGGACATGCCGCTCGCGCCGAAGGCGGCGTGGCGCAGCTTGCCATTGGGCGAGGCCGCCCGCAGGCCGGAGGTGACGAAGGGCGCGCCAAGGATGGCTGCGGCGCCCGTTTGCAGGAAACGACGGCGTGAAGAGGTGGAGGAGGCAGGACGAGTCATGGTTCGTAGAAATGCGAAACGTGAACCAGTGCATACGCCGGGTCCCCGCCCAACCTTCGCGGGACAGGCATAATTCAACCGGCTTGAGTGACAAAAGGCAGCGTCCTCTTTAGGACACGCCTAAGGTGGGATTTTTCTTTCCCCCTGCCATCCCCTGCCCGGTCCTGAGTCGACTCCTATTTGGCGGAAATCCTTCCCCTGGCAGACTGACATGCCAGACTCAAGACTCCCAATTCCCTCACCCTCACCTGATGAAGCGATTCTCCTGCGAATGTGGCAACGTGCTCTTTTTCGAAAACTCGCAGTGCCTGCAATGCGGCTCCGAGATGGGCTTCGACCCTGCCATGGGGACCATGGTGAAGCTCACCCCCGAGTCTGGCCTGAAGCGCTGCGACAACGGTCCCACCCACGGCGTGTGCAACTGGCTCCTGGCCAAAGACGACACGAACATCCTCTGCACCGCCTGCCGGCTGAACCGCACCATCCCGGACCTGAACCTGTATGGAAACCTCCCCCTCTGGGGTCGCATGGAATCTGCGAAGCGCCGCCTGCTGGCCACGCTGCTGGGCCTTGGCATCGAGGTGCACTGCCTGAATGAGGACCCCGTGGGAGGTCTCGCCTTCGACTTCATCCAGACCTTGTCGAACCCTCCGGTCACCACTGGCTACGCGGTTGGCGTGATCACGGTGAACCTCCAGGAAGCGGACGACGCAGTGCGCGAGCAGACCCGCCAGCAGCTTGGCGAGAGCAGCCGCACCCTGCTGGGCCACTTCCGTCATGAGACGGGCCACTACTTCTGGGAGCGTTGGTTTGGCACCCTGGCGCTGGATCACCCCCTGCGGGTGGCCTTTACCGGGCTCTTCGGTGATGCCGGGCTGGACTACGCCACCTCCCTCAATCGGCACTATTCCCAGGGACCACCGCTCGGCTGGGAGCAGTCCTACATCAGTGCGTACGCCACCATGCACCCGTGGGAGGACTGGGCGGAGACCTGGTCCCACTACCTGCAGATCCTGGATGGTCTGGAGACTTGCGAAGCCTTCGGCCTGCAACTCGGTGCCGGCTCCCTGGAAGTGACGCCTTTCCCGAAGGAATCAGCCACATTGCCAGAGAATCTGCCACAGGAGCCCGCGGAGGATCAGAAGTTTCTCACCTGGCTGCATCGCTGGGTGCGCCGCGCCCCCATGTTCAATGAAATTTCCGCCAGCCTCGGGCAACCCGCGCTGTATCCCTTCGTGCTGAGCCTGCCTGCGGTGAGGAAACTCCGCTTCGTGCACTACGTGGCGAGTGAAGGGCGTCCCAAGCCACAGCCAGCCGCGGTGGCTGCGAATCCCGTCCCTGTAGAATCGACGCCACCCGCACCCGCGCCGCTTGCAACTCCCGAGGCGAAAGAGCAAGTTGCCGCATGAGTTGGTTTCCCAAGTCGAAGGATCACCTTCCGCTGACATGGTGGAAGGGGCATGCCATCTACCTGGCGGCCTACATCGCGATTGGCGGTGTGGTCAGCATGGTGGTCACGGCCATCCTCATGGCAGCCGCAGGGGGCTCGATCATTGGGATGCTCCAGTTTTCCTATGCCGGACTCGTGGGCGGCCTGCGTCTCTGGACGCCGCTGACTTACGTTCTCGTCAATCCTCCGGACCTCTTCTTCCTGCTCTCCGCCTTCTTCTTCTGGCGTTTCGGCGAGGATGTGGAGAAGTTTTTCGGACGCCGAATTTTCGTGCAGCTTTTCCTGGCCCTCGTGCTGGTCACGCCAGTCGTCCTGACCATCTTTGGCCTGCTCGGTGCGGCGACGTGGTCCGTGTGGGGCGTTACCGGGGTGTTCTTCGGTGTTTTCCTGGCCTTTGTCACTCTGTACCCGCGTGCGCAGATATCGCTCATCCTCTTCACCCTGCCGGCGTGGGTCTTGGCCACCGCGATTGTGGGCGTGAATGCCCTCATCTACCTGGCGGGGCATGCCTGGGCTCAGCTCATCATGCTCGCCAGTCAGGTGCTGACGGCGTACGGCTTCGTGCGTTATCAGCAGGGTCGCTGGACGATGCCCTCCTTCTCCAGCCTGCTGAAGTCCAAGAAAACCGAGCAGCCCGCGGACATCACCCTCCTTCCATCGTATCGCGAGAAGAAGAAAAAGGGCGAGCCGACGGCGACCGACGCGGAGAAGGTCGACGCCATCCTGGAAAAGATCAGCCAGAAGGGCATGCAGAGCCTCACCGCTGCAGAACGCAAACTGCTGGAGAAGGCCAGCGAGCGACTGAAGAAAGGCTGAAGACAACCTGTCCGAGACGCTTGCACCCGCCCCCGCAGGCGTAAGATATCTTTGTGTCCGTTTTCTCCCTCAATTCCGAATACCACCCGCGCGGCGACCAGGCGCAGGCCATTGCCAAGCTGGTAAAGTCCGTGGAAGCGGGCAACCGCCACCAGACCCTGCTGGGCGTCACGGGCTCGGGGAAGACCTTCACCATGGCGAACATCATCGCCCAGATTGGCAAGCCCGCGCTCATCATGAGCCACAACAAGACGCTCGCCGCGCAGCTCTACTCCGAATTCAAAAACTTTTTCCCGGACAACGCAGTCGAGTACTTCGTGAGTTACTTCGACTACTACCAGCCGGAGGCCTACATCCCGCGCTCGGACACCTACATTGAGAAGGACTCGAGCATCAATGATGAAATCGAGCGCCTGCGCCTCTCCACCATGGGCGCGTTGCTCACGCGGAAGGATGTGGTCGTGGTCGCCAGCGTGTCCTGCATCTACGGCTTGGGCTCGCCGGAGGACTATGAGGGCATGATGCTTCCCGTGCATCGCGGTGAAACGATGACCCGCGAGACCATGCTCTCGAAGCTGGTGGACATGCTGTATGAGCGCAATGACATCGCCTTCACCCGCGGCAAGTTCCGCGCTCGTGGCGATGTGGTGGAGGTCTTCCCCGCGTACCTCGACAATGAAGCCATCCGCGTGGAGTTCTTCGGCGACGAGATCGATCGCATCAGCGTCTTCGACCCGCTTACCGGCAGTGCCACCACCCAGCTCCAGAGCTACACCTTCAATCCCGCGAAGCAGTTCGTCACGCCCGCGGACAAGCTGCGCGTCGCCATCAAGGCCATCCGCGCGGAGTTGGATGCGCGCGTTGCGGAGTTCGAGTCGCAGGGCAAGCTGCTGGAGGCGCAGCGCATCCGCATGCGCACCGAGTATGACATCGAAATGATGCAGGAGATGGGCTTCTGCCAGGGCATTGAGAACTACAGCCGCCACCTCTCCGGTCGCGCACCGGGCAGCACCCCGGGCACGCTGTTGGATTTCTTCCCGGACGACTTCCTCTACTTCGCGGATGAAAGCCACGCCACCATCCCGCAGATCGGTGGCATGTATGAGGGCGACCGCTCGCGCAAGACCGTTCTCGTGGAGCACGGCTTCCGCCTGCCCAGCGCATTGGACAACCGCCCGCTGAAGTTCAACGAATTCATGGCCACGATCAAACAGGCCGTGTACGTGAGCGCCACGCCTGCCCAGTTCGAGGTGGACAACAGCGTCGTGGGAAACAAGAGCTACGTGCCACACAAGCGCGAGCGCATCGGCGAGGCGGAGACTGTACCTGCGCTGCTGCCTGGTGGTATCAATGGAGGCGGCAAGTCCAATCTCCAGTCCCAGCTCACGAGCTCGCGTTCCATCGTACGCATTTCCGGAAGCAGCGAGCCGGTGGAGAAGTTCGATGTCACCACGAAGGGCAAGCACCTCATTGTGGAGCAGATCATCCGCCCTACCGGCCTCTTGGATCCCGTCGTGACGATGAAGCCGCTCAAGGGACAAATCGACGAGACCATCGAACTCTGCCGCCAGCGCATTGAAAAGGGCGAGCGCGTGCTCGTGACCACACTCACCAAACGCACCGCGGAAGATCTCACCGACTACCTGCGCAATCTCAACCTCAAGGTGCGCTACCTGCACAGTGAGATCGACGCCATCGAGCGCGTGGAGATTCTGCGCTCGCTGCGTGCCGGTGAGTTCGACATCCTTGTGGGCATCAACCTCCTCCGTGAAGGCCTCGACCTTCCCGAGGTGAGCCTTGTATGCATCCTCGATGCGGACAAGGAAGGCTTCCTGCGCAGTGAAACGTCCCTGCTGCAGACGGCGGGTCGCGCCGCGCGCCACGTGAATGGCGAAGTCGTCCTCTTTGCCGATCAAATCACTGGCAGCATCCAGGCCCTGCTGAACATCAGCGCCTACCGCCGCGATCGTCAGATGGATCACAACGAAGCCCACGGCATCACTCCGCAGACCGTGAAGCGTGCCGTGCAGGAGAGCCTGCATGGCTGGCAGGCCGGCAAGCAGCTTGAAGAAAGCATGGTGAAGGACGAAGCCGGTGGCTACGCCGTCACCGAAGTCCTCCGCGAACTCGAAACCGAAATGGCCGAGGCCGCCAGCAACCTCGAGTACGAAAAGGCCGCCTTGCTCCGCGACCAGATTCGCGAGCTGAAAAAACAAGCTGGCATCAGCGATGCCATGACGCAGCTCCCACAGCGGAAGGTGAAGTACGGTGGAAAGAAACGGGCGAAGAAGGGGTAGTCAGGAATCCATGAGCGACCGCGATCTCAGTACCGTTGTGCCCCGGCTGTATCTGGCGCTTCCCAATAGTGTGCCCGCAGATTTCACCCTTACTGGTGACGATTCACCGGTGGAATCAAAGCTCGCAGGTGACCTTGTCGTCCTTTACGGCTTCGACAAGGGGACGCACTTTCGGTTGGCAAACGGAGGAGATCTCAAGGAACTCGCAACCACGCCTGCTGAATTGCATGAGAAAGCGGTGGAGAACCTAAACAGCCTTCCCCTGCACCTTGAGTTTCATCAAGGTGACGACTACCACATGGTTACCGCAGGTGGTGATCATGAGGCCACACTGGTGTTTCACTCTGCTGTCCTGGAATTCCTCGCGGATCAAGTGCCAGGGAAGCTCGTGGTCGCCATACCCGCCCGCGACCTGTTTCTGGTGGCGAGCAGTGCTGATCCCCGGCACCTCGCAGCATTGCAGCGAAAGGTGAATGAACTCATTGAGACGGCTGAGAAGCCCCTTTCGGGGTTGCTCTATACACGG is drawn from Roseimicrobium gellanilyticum and contains these coding sequences:
- a CDS encoding esterase/lipase family protein: MSAKSPPFRFAIALLLPLLLGVSSCRTTAVLDPGGSRSIGTSGAPGSLALAQSAYTQLAANPTNTSASKTYHHALADLVKWYDALPVDQRTAACRAAGITVEQDTTDESGLHRYLLPSDVPRDLLTHCQGRTGIGVPVVAWRPTDGSGKLDNLRPPEGIFTPMTAVLDRKSTNHGDQWTLRFLWPIERKTISFSNRTEPLAADFSAPIAVLIQHAEELRKSGFRGMLNPTTDRVRREKLYLLQPYDPRKIPLIMVHGLQSTPVAFTNLMNDLLADPVIRSRYQVWHYHYPTGTPVMWNAMVFRRTLSSTLRMIDPEGDDYATNHLFVIGHSMGGVLTHTLVSDSGYKLWDGVVKVRPDKLHAPPISQQTLEDLFLFRHDPRVRRVIFISVPHRGSAIADNWIGDFGQYLYRADPKLNETLGPLLENHRDVIAPFLVGLAQAGKISSIRTLSAKSPSLMALSTLPPRVPFHSIIGQKKDGPKETGSDGVVPYASSHLEGAESELIVKHGHGSFRSPDAVTEIKRILRLHVGTK
- a CDS encoding pseudouridine synthase; its protein translation is MNQSKPRRLDQLLSSLGHGSRREVRELIDAGLVTLRGEALEDEGQKIAPQDVAEVRVEGEPLEAPDGLLVMLHKPVGYVCTHAAGEGETIYKLVPERWTKRNPPVTSVGRLDKDTSGLLLITDRGELVQRWTSPKSVVEKVYVAEVDKPLEAGLVDVFASGTLMLRSEDSPCLPAKLEIVSERTARVTLTEGRYHQVRRMFASQGWHVEKLHRVNFGEYDLGELAEGEWRVV
- a CDS encoding Gfo/Idh/MocA family protein, whose amino-acid sequence is MTRPASSTSSRRRFLQTGAAAILGAPFVTSGLRAASPNGKLRHAAFGASGMSWADITNLAKHPNWELAAVCDVDTRNFKRVQEQFPNVRVYQDWRELLVKEEGKIDAVNVSTPDHMHGPIGMAAINKGLHVYGQKPLTQNLLECRAITKLAREKGVMTQMGIQVSSDFTERFAVAYIQEGAIGKVKEAHTFSNKKWGDMEPVPDKKDTPPAEFDWDKWLGVAKERQFISGYYHPGNWRKRRDFGTGTLGDMGCHMFSGWYRALGLTMPKSVTSYGPPPPNAENWAINGKVEYLYPGTQYTAGDTIKVTWYDGDQLPSPEIQALVEGKWPGQGTVYIGTEGVLVHPHGSTPTLHPKDKFAGRRPNKLEPRNHWGEWVDCCLKGGSTKPSANFDYSGPLTEAVLLGCLASIFPQQTLEWDAEKMIFTNSEDATKFVKRSYRSGWEIPGLA
- a CDS encoding zinc-binding metallopeptidase family protein, coding for MKRFSCECGNVLFFENSQCLQCGSEMGFDPAMGTMVKLTPESGLKRCDNGPTHGVCNWLLAKDDTNILCTACRLNRTIPDLNLYGNLPLWGRMESAKRRLLATLLGLGIEVHCLNEDPVGGLAFDFIQTLSNPPVTTGYAVGVITVNLQEADDAVREQTRQQLGESSRTLLGHFRHETGHYFWERWFGTLALDHPLRVAFTGLFGDAGLDYATSLNRHYSQGPPLGWEQSYISAYATMHPWEDWAETWSHYLQILDGLETCEAFGLQLGAGSLEVTPFPKESATLPENLPQEPAEDQKFLTWLHRWVRRAPMFNEISASLGQPALYPFVLSLPAVRKLRFVHYVASEGRPKPQPAAVAANPVPVESTPPAPAPLATPEAKEQVAA
- a CDS encoding rhomboid family intramembrane serine protease, which produces MSWFPKSKDHLPLTWWKGHAIYLAAYIAIGGVVSMVVTAILMAAAGGSIIGMLQFSYAGLVGGLRLWTPLTYVLVNPPDLFFLLSAFFFWRFGEDVEKFFGRRIFVQLFLALVLVTPVVLTIFGLLGAATWSVWGVTGVFFGVFLAFVTLYPRAQISLILFTLPAWVLATAIVGVNALIYLAGHAWAQLIMLASQVLTAYGFVRYQQGRWTMPSFSSLLKSKKTEQPADITLLPSYREKKKKGEPTATDAEKVDAILEKISQKGMQSLTAAERKLLEKASERLKKG
- a CDS encoding excinuclease ABC subunit UvrB, with the translated sequence MSVFSLNSEYHPRGDQAQAIAKLVKSVEAGNRHQTLLGVTGSGKTFTMANIIAQIGKPALIMSHNKTLAAQLYSEFKNFFPDNAVEYFVSYFDYYQPEAYIPRSDTYIEKDSSINDEIERLRLSTMGALLTRKDVVVVASVSCIYGLGSPEDYEGMMLPVHRGETMTRETMLSKLVDMLYERNDIAFTRGKFRARGDVVEVFPAYLDNEAIRVEFFGDEIDRISVFDPLTGSATTQLQSYTFNPAKQFVTPADKLRVAIKAIRAELDARVAEFESQGKLLEAQRIRMRTEYDIEMMQEMGFCQGIENYSRHLSGRAPGSTPGTLLDFFPDDFLYFADESHATIPQIGGMYEGDRSRKTVLVEHGFRLPSALDNRPLKFNEFMATIKQAVYVSATPAQFEVDNSVVGNKSYVPHKRERIGEAETVPALLPGGINGGGKSNLQSQLTSSRSIVRISGSSEPVEKFDVTTKGKHLIVEQIIRPTGLLDPVVTMKPLKGQIDETIELCRQRIEKGERVLVTTLTKRTAEDLTDYLRNLNLKVRYLHSEIDAIERVEILRSLRAGEFDILVGINLLREGLDLPEVSLVCILDADKEGFLRSETSLLQTAGRAARHVNGEVVLFADQITGSIQALLNISAYRRDRQMDHNEAHGITPQTVKRAVQESLHGWQAGKQLEESMVKDEAGGYAVTEVLRELETEMAEAASNLEYEKAALLRDQIRELKKQAGISDAMTQLPQRKVKYGGKKRAKKG
- a CDS encoding DUF1444 family protein, producing MSDRDLSTVVPRLYLALPNSVPADFTLTGDDSPVESKLAGDLVVLYGFDKGTHFRLANGGDLKELATTPAELHEKAVENLNSLPLHLEFHQGDDYHMVTAGGDHEATLVFHSAVLEFLADQVPGKLVVAIPARDLFLVASSADPRHLAALQRKVNELIETAEKPLSGLLYTRDVISGEWSVLSR